TACAACAGAGCAGATTTGTGTTATTTTAGATCGAATTTTAAATTTAGAAAAAACTGTAGCTAAAAAAGATTTAGTTATTCAAGATAAAGTGTCCGGATGGGCAGCGGACTCGGTAAACAGAGTTATCAGCAGCGGCATTATAAATTTGGACAGAGATGGAAATTTTAAAGCAACCCAGCCGGCCAGCCGAGGCACGGTGGTTTTGGGTTACGATAAAATTATACAAAAAAAGTTGGTGGTACTTGCCCAAAATGATACGAAAGAGGTGGGCCAGACAGGGAATAATGGAACTAGTGGCGGAGGGGCTTCTAAACCAGATAAACCCGAAAGTGAAAAGCCTAGTGCTGAAATCATCCAGACCATGAAGCTGGCTTCAACCAATATAAATACAACCGGCGTAAAATATTTAACGACGAATCAGAATAGATCGGATTTAGTGCCTTTTCTGCAAAATATCAGTAGGGAGTTAGATAAATACATCAGCGATTCGAGCTATGACTTAAAGACAGCCGCCAGCTCAAGTAAAAAGGATTTCAAAAACAGACCAGAAGCGGATCAAAAAATATTGAAAAGTGCTATAAGCGTGAGCTTCGATATAAGCAATGAGGAAGAGTATAAGGCACTGCAGGAAGCGGCTAAATTTTTTGGTGTAGATATCAATAAGATAAAGGGATAAAGCACTAAGGAAAACACCACATAGGGGAGAAAGATAGTGAAAAAAGTAAAGTGGGCAATATTGATTATAATAAGTATCCTGATTATTTTTGTGCTCGGAGTGCTCTTTTATATTTTTGTAGGGGAAAATGCAGATACAAAGGCAACTAAGAAAGAAGTGGAGGGCATGACCAATGCTATTCTTCAGGAAATTGCCTCCAAGTTAGATGACGACAATCTGATGGCTGATTCAAATGAGAACAGCACCGATAAAGATATTACTTCACAAGGAATTGAGATGAGTGAGAAGGACGATAAAGGCGGAATCGCACAAAAGCAGGGCCCCAATATAACGGCTAAAGAAAAGCAAATATTAAGCATTTATGATGCGGCATTTTACGAGCTTCAGGCTTCGGCAAACGGTATCGTAGATGGATTACTGACAGGCATAAAAAGCGACTATACCGTACTAAAAGACAACAACGAAGCCTCCTTGGATAAAGTGATGATGCTAGGTGCTTCTTATAGCAAAAGAGCAAATGCCTTGGAAAGCCAAGTGGATTCTTCTGTAAATACCATATTGAGCAAGATGGAAACGGATATGACCAGTCAAGGGATAAGCAGCGATAAAATAAAGGCGTACAAGCAAGCCTATGAAGCAGAATATGAAATACAGAAAGAAACAAGACGAAATGCTGTCACAAACAAGGCACAAGAGTTTATGTAAACGGAGGAACACATGAAACGAAATTTCACAAAGGTAGAGCCGGAAAATGTGAAGATTCCGTATCCTCATTCCTATGAGGAGGAAGATGAAATTGATTTAAGAGAACTTTTGCTGGTGTTAATCAAAGGTAAAAAGCTGATTTCTGTCGTTACTGCACTAGTCGTGGTTGTCACGCTGATTGGTTCTCTCGTAATACCGAATATTAGCATAGGAACAAAAGGTGAAGTGCAGACTGCAGTAAAATTATATTTTGGCGGCATTGATAAGGGATTGAGTCCAGATGGCCTGCCTTATGATCCCAATGAGATCAAAGCAGCAGAAGTCTTGGATAAGGCTATGTCCAACATGGCTTTAAAGAACCAACCTACAGCCTCAGAGGTGGCTGCCTGCATTGCTTTGACCGCTGTCATCCCTGATGAGGCGGCAGAGACCCTTCAAAACATCGAGGATTTAAAAACAGAAGATTTAAAGCTGGAGAAACTGGAAAGCCTTGAAATTCATCCAGATACTTATGTCTTGTCATTTGATGTAAAAAATAAATTAGGTCTATCCCTAGAAGAAGGACAAGAGCTGTTGGATAATGTGCTTATTGAATATAAAAATCAGCTGATGAAAAAATATTCGGACTATAGTGTCTTGGCAGACACCTTTGCGGGGGATTTCTCAGTAGATAAATACGATTACATACAGGCGACGGATTTAATGAACGAACAGATCCAAAGCATGGAACAGTATACGAAGAACTATATGACGGATGACAGTTTTACGTCACAGAACACAGGTATGTCAAAAGCAAATATTTTAGATGCCCTGGAGGCCGTGAGAGATGTACATATCGAAATGCTTTATACTAAAATCGCCGTCTCTTATGCAACCAAAAATGCAGATAAAAGCGTAGCCGTATATGAAAAGCTGGCAGAAGATAAACAGCGAGAATACAGTAAGCGCAGTGAAGAAGCCAGCTCCTTGTATCTGCTGATTACCAACTTTAAAGTGCCTGAGCAGACGATGGTTATCAGCGGCAGCACAGGGGGGACGTTGGCATTAAAAGGACAAAACACTCAATATGACAGTATGGTAGCGAGGTATGTTACAGCAGAAAATAAGGCTACTATGGCTTTAGCCGATTCAAATTACTATCTGGCTGAAGCCGCAAGGTTTAGTGATTCGAATACATTTTCAGGCCCTGATAGTCAATCAGCAAAAGACATTGTCAAGTTACTTGCAATAACCAAGGGAAATATCTCTCAGAATATGAAAATAGTAAATACGACAGTGAAGGATTACTATAACGATAAGGCTTATAAAAAGTATGCAGAACAGCTTATTCCGACTCAAAGCTATGAGAAAGATAATGACATCAACCTTCTCCTAAATGCGGCGATTGCGTTTGTAGCAGGCATTATACTGGGCTCCTCAATTGTATTGTTCAGGGAGTATCTAAAGAACGATGAACAGGAAGGAGGAGGAGATGAAGCGTAGACTATCAATACGGACTCAAAAACTAATGGCTGTCAGCTTAATTCTTGCCTTACTGATTACCTTCGCATGTCCTTGGTTGGCAGAAGGTAGAACCGGATCCGCTACGACGTATATATCCCTAGCTTTTGATGGAATAGGAGAAGGGCTTGATTCAAAGGGAAATCATTTTGATATCAACGAAATAAAAAATGAAGAGATTCTAAAAAAGGTCCTGAAGAATACTGGACTGGAAAAAAAGTACACACCGCAAGAATTAAAACAGCGAATCGTCATAACACCTTTGGCAGGCAAGAGCGCATTGAACGAATTGACTAAAATGAATATACGGGTTGATAAAACAGAATCGGTTGCAGAAAAGGCGATTCATACAGGAGATTATGAAATTACCGTTAAAGAAATCGGTTTATTGCCTAATCCTTTTGCCAATCTTAAATTGTCAAAAGCCCTTGTAACCGAATACCAGAATCATTTAAAGACAGCTTATCTGAAAGACTCTAGTGTTTCGTTAGCCTATAAGAAAGACGATATGTTTTCGTTGGATTATCCGGAAATGATGCTGGTAATGGCACAGGAGGCTGATGCTCTGGTCCGATATATTGCGACATTTGAAAAGAATTCGCCGGAGTTTGTCTCGCAGAAAACTGGACTTACGTTTGCAGATCTTCGTTCTCAGGCAGAAACAGTACGGGACAAAGAAGTAGGAAATACAGCAGATATTGTAGACTATTACATCCTAAGCAAAGATGACAATCGCTCAGCTTATGAGAATGTTAAACTGAAAAGGGCTAATTTGATACTGACCAAAGATCAGGGTATAGAAGGCGGCATTAACTATATCTTGCAGGCTTACGACAATACTTCGAATTATATTATCGCTTCGGAAGATGCGGCAGATTTGGCAACAAGCCAAGAAAATGAGTTTTACGGCATGTTAATGGATCAATTGGTGAACAGTAAACATGCCACAATAAGTGCTAAATATGATGTAACAAAAATTCAGCAGCATTTAGATAAGCTATCTCATCCTCAAAACCCAGAGACGGTAGAAGCGATGACAAAAAGTGTATCAAAAGATGCCAAGGTGTCTTTTGAGAGAATGGAGGAGCTAAAAAGCCAGGTCAAAGCCTTAGCAGAAGAGAATTACGACTTAAATATAGGCAGTAAGATTTCAATCTCTAAAGCTTCATACCATGTCCATACATGGGGAAATTTATTGGTGAACTTTATCCTTTTTTTAATTTTAGTCAAGCTGATTCATAGCTTATATCTCTATTACAAAGGGAAGGAAAAGGATTATTTCAGAGAGGCTTTGGCAAACAAATATCAGATTATAAATGATGTCGTCCAAAAGAAACTAAAAAGATGAATGTGTGTAGAAAGCAAAAGATAGAGTAAGGATAGGAATATGAAGAAACGAAAAAATTTGTATTTAGTCATAGCTTTAATTACTATGATACTGTCAGTAAACATGGCTATACCAAATGAGACCGAAGCTTTAGACAGTAAGATTCCACAAGAGCACATAAAACAAGTAGAAGCCAGTTTTACACAACTTGTAAATAATACGGATCAGTATATGGATCGTTCCTTGCAAGAAAAGTCCTTACATATCAGCCGCTTCATCAGCATCGCAATTGTGCTCGTTCTTGCTTATCTATTTTGTATACATCTTGCTGTAAAAAATCATTTATTTTTGGTCCAAACCAAGAAAAAGAAGCAGACAGAATCAACCTATAGTTTACAAGGAGTCAATCAGTGAAAAATACAAAACAAGGCTCCTGGAAACTTATCGTACTTGATTTGTTTTCTATGACTATTGCCTTTGCTGCTGCAGTATGGGTTCGTTACGGCGTGATGTTTGATGAGTGGATTCGGATTATATATGGCACTATATTGATGGTTTTGTGTATCAGCTATATTTGCATTTTTGCGCTGTTTGAATCCTACCAAGATTTTTTTAAGAGAGGGTTCTTTGAAGAACTTATTCGAGTTGGCCGCCTCAATTTAATTTTAGCACTATTTATCAGTGGCGTATTTTTTTTCTTTAAAATCGGAGCTGTGTATTCAAGAGTTTTTTTTGTGACTTTTTTCTTGTTTAATATGGCAATCAGCTATCTACTGAGGCAATATTTTAAAATCATTCTTTTAGGCTATTTTAAACAAAGTAAATTGAGCAATAAAGTGATGCTAGTGACCACTTCAACTAGTGCAGAGAGCATCCTGAGCAACATAAAAAAAGAAAGAGAGTGGGGATTTCAAATAACCGGTGTGGCCATCGTAGATAAAAATATGGCTGGTAAAGAAATCAATGGCGTTCCAGTAGTGGCTCATCGGGAAAATCTTTTCGATGTGGTTACCAAGGAAGTGGTAGATGAAGTATTAATCAATGTGCCGAATGCAAGGCACCTTCAGTTAGATGAGGCCATATTAGAATTTGAAAATATTGGGTTAACGGTAAATGTAAGCATTGCTACCTTTAACCTACGGGTCCATGAAAAGACCTTGAAAAACTTTGGTGGATACAATGTACTCACCTTTACGACAAGGGTGTACAATACCAGTTCTATGCTGATAAAAAGATTTCTGGATATTGTCGGTGCGTTGGTAGGATTGACTCTTACTTTTTTTATCAGCCTTTTGATTGTCCCAGCTATCTTGATTGAATCTCCAGGACCGATTATTTTTTCTCAGACTCGAATCGGTAAAAATGGTAGACGCTTTAAGATTTATAAGTTCCGCTCTATGTATGCAGATGCGGAGAAACGAAAAAAAGAACTGATGGCTCAAAATGAAATGCAGGGATTGATGTTTAAAATAACAAAAGATCCCCGGATTACGAAAGTAGGGGCCTTTATACGAAAGACTAGTCTGGATGAACTGCCCCAGTTTTTCAATGTATTGAAAGGGGATATGAGCCTGGTTGGGACAAGACCTCCCACAGAAGATGAGTTCTTGCAGTACGAAGGAAGACATAAACGCCGCCTAGCTTTGAAGCCTGGTATAACTGGCCTGTGGCAAGTCAGCGGACGAAGTGACATCGATAATTTTGAAGATGTGGTTAAGTTAGATTTGGAATACATAGATAATTGGTCCATATTGCTGGACATGAAACTTTTGCTGAAGACGGTGGGGGTTGTGGTGTTTAGAGTAGGGGCGAGGTAGGTGTACTGTATTTAAGATTTGTGTATTTGCCTTACTAGTCATGTAATTAGACAGTTAGTTAATACAATATAAGCTTATAAATTTAAGCTTATATTTAGGTTTATTATTGGATGTGGGTGGATTCAGGAGTAGCTTAAAATAGTGATGAAAAAAAAAGTTAAATTAAACAGGCAAGATAAAAAATTGCAAATTGCAATGCTTGGACATAAACGAATTCCATCTCGTGAAGGTGGAGTTGAAATTGTTGTAGAAGAATTAGCTACTAGAATGGCTTCTCTTGGTTATGATGTTACTTGTTATAACCGCAAGGGTCATCATATAGCAGGGAAAGAATTTGATACATTTTCAAACAGCACTGTTTACAAAGATATTAAATTAAAATCGGTATTTACTATAGATAAAAAAGGTATGGCGGCAATGAGTTCTTCGGTCTTTGCCGCCATAAATGTGGCTTTTAGTAAATATGATGTTGTACATTTTCATGCGGAGGGCCCGTGTGCCATGCTTTGGTTGCCGAAGCTGTTTGGTAAGCATTGTGTTGCTACTATACATGGTTTAGATCATCAAAGAGATAAATGGGGAAAGTTAGCAAGTGCATATATCATGATGGGAGAAAAATGTGCAGCTAAATATGCTGATGAGATTATTGTTCTCAGTAAAGGAGTACAGCAATATTTTAAAGAGACTTATGAACGTGAGACTAAATTTATTCCTAATGGTGTGAGGCCCCCTGTCTTACGGGAAGCAAACTTAATTAAGGAAATGTTTGGATTAGAGAAGGATAGTTATATTCTTTTTCTTGGTCGTATTGTTCCAGAAAAAGGTATACGCTATTTGCTAGAAGCGTATAAACAAACAAAAACAGATAAAAAACTAGTAATAGCAGGTGGGGCATCTGATACAGATACGTTTATGAGTGAATTGAAACGGATTGCTACTGGTGACGAGCGGATTATTTTTACTGATTTTGTTCAGGGAGTGATTTTAGACGAGTTGTATAGTAATGCTTACTTGTATACGTTAC
The genomic region above belongs to Aminipila butyrica and contains:
- a CDS encoding glycosyltransferase family 4 protein, with the protein product MKKKVKLNRQDKKLQIAMLGHKRIPSREGGVEIVVEELATRMASLGYDVTCYNRKGHHIAGKEFDTFSNSTVYKDIKLKSVFTIDKKGMAAMSSSVFAAINVAFSKYDVVHFHAEGPCAMLWLPKLFGKHCVATIHGLDHQRDKWGKLASAYIMMGEKCAAKYADEIIVLSKGVQQYFKETYERETKFIPNGVRPPVLREANLIKEMFGLEKDSYILFLGRIVPEKGIRYLLEAYKQTKTDKKLVIAGGASDTDTFMSELKRIATGDERIIFTDFVQGVILDELYSNAYLYTLPSNLEGMPLSLLEAMSYGNCCIVSDIPECIDVVENKAIVFKKANIEDLRDKLQQACDDKNMVKRYKTKNVDYICNKYNWGDVVDKTIKLYEEMVKA
- a CDS encoding S-layer homology domain-containing protein; this translates as MKISKMIAMGLALTVFGTTNVFAFTDITADSELSKAVKLMADYKIVNGYEDGSFKPQKEVTRAEFVKMTNKLFSYKEKAVSESFNDVNKTDWFYEDILKAVNEGYILGYADSTFKPNDTVTTEQICVILDRILNLEKTVAKKDLVIQDKVSGWAADSVNRVISSGIINLDRDGNFKATQPASRGTVVLGYDKIIQKKLVVLAQNDTKEVGQTGNNGTSGGGASKPDKPESEKPSAEIIQTMKLASTNINTTGVKYLTTNQNRSDLVPFLQNISRELDKYISDSSYDLKTAASSSKKDFKNRPEADQKILKSAISVSFDISNEEEYKALQEAAKFFGVDINKIKG
- a CDS encoding sugar transferase, whose amino-acid sequence is MKNTKQGSWKLIVLDLFSMTIAFAAAVWVRYGVMFDEWIRIIYGTILMVLCISYICIFALFESYQDFFKRGFFEELIRVGRLNLILALFISGVFFFFKIGAVYSRVFFVTFFLFNMAISYLLRQYFKIILLGYFKQSKLSNKVMLVTTSTSAESILSNIKKEREWGFQITGVAIVDKNMAGKEINGVPVVAHRENLFDVVTKEVVDEVLINVPNARHLQLDEAILEFENIGLTVNVSIATFNLRVHEKTLKNFGGYNVLTFTTRVYNTSSMLIKRFLDIVGALVGLTLTFFISLLIVPAILIESPGPIIFSQTRIGKNGRRFKIYKFRSMYADAEKRKKELMAQNEMQGLMFKITKDPRITKVGAFIRKTSLDELPQFFNVLKGDMSLVGTRPPTEDEFLQYEGRHKRRLALKPGITGLWQVSGRSDIDNFEDVVKLDLEYIDNWSILLDMKLLLKTVGVVVFRVGAR